Proteins encoded by one window of Arachis hypogaea cultivar Tifrunner chromosome 1, arahy.Tifrunner.gnm2.J5K5, whole genome shotgun sequence:
- the LOC112703737 gene encoding uncharacterized protein: MRLTFSQKWCYMGHRRFLNRDHKYRQDRSRFDGKVDDRSPPTKLTGRDVLRQLEGVLVSQGKVQAVGGKRRRGQQTVVQDESPWKKRSVFFDLPYWENNELRHNLDVMHIEKNVCDNIVFTMLNESEKDVFLRTIKNVVFPDGYSSNISRCVDLKQRKLFGFKSHDCHILMEHLLPIASKHVLPTPVSAILAELSSFFRIICNKSIDPQQLPLLQDRVVHTLCHMEMIFSPSFFTVIVHLTVHLVEEVRLGGPVHYRWMYPIERYLCRLKQYVRNRAQLEGSIADGYLSEEILTFCSRYLDNVETRIYRPTRVDDQSIDAPPSEIANMFPVVGKAVGASSFFTITATEKLQAHRHVLVNCIAVEKFLDEYRAITKRKLRSRTRFPSQIDSVVHREFASWFRHKWLAYGPLAQAKRYPAYNVNGFKFRTMSREEGMKTQNSGVYVTSDTRSYASKRDANVAVGGVSYYGKLLDIIELNYNTTSGRGIRQDVLGHTCVNFATPIHTGDREDDEPYILASEARLVFYVEDEVESGWSVVVHVKPRDLFDMGEDYEYCEVDLNPQACMTSLPEFDVEGLRLTRDGDLEESTGERVEDCDKAADS; the protein is encoded by the exons ATGCGACTCACCTTCAGTCAGAAATGGTGTTATATGGGTCATCGTCGCTTCTTGAATCGCGATCACAAATATAGACAGGACCGGAGTAGATTTGATGGCAAGGTAGATgatagatccccacctaccaaatTGACTGGGAGGGATGTCTTGAGACAATTGGAGGGTGTTCTTGTCTCACAAGGCAAGGTGCAAGCGGTGGGTGGTAAAAGAAGGCGCGGACAGCAGACCGTGGTGCAAGACGAGTCTCCCTGGAAAAAGAGGAGTGTATTCTTTGATTTGCCGTACTGGGAGAACAACGAGTTACGTCACAACCTTGATgtgatgcacatagagaagaatgtATGCGACAACATTGTTTTCACCATGTTGAACGAGAGCG AGAAAGATGTCTTTCTTAGGACAATTAAGAATGTGGTCTTTCCAGACGGGTACTCTAGCAACATCTCTCGCTGTGTTGATTTAAAACAGCGAAAGTTATTCGGCTTTAAGAGTCATGACTGTCATATTCTAATGGAACATCTACTGCCAATTGCGTCAAAACACGTGTTACCCACCCCAGTGTCTGCCATCTTGGCTGAGTTATCATCCTTTTTCCGAATAATATGCAATAAATCCATAGATCCTCAACAACTTCCTCTCCTTCAAGATCGTGTAGTCCATACCTTGTGCCACATGGAGATGATATTTTCACCTTCCTTCTTCACAGTTATAGTTCATCTAACAGTGCATTTGGTCGAGGAGGTCCGTCTCGGTGGCCCAGTGCATTACCGGTGGATGTACCCAATTGAAAG GTACCTATGTCGTCTCAAGCAGTACGTGCGTAACAGGGCACAACTGGAAGGATCGATTGCAGATGGCTACTTATCCGAGGAGATTCTCACATTCTGTTCTAGATATCTAGATAATGTCGAGACTAGGATCTACCGACCGACGCGCGTTGACGACCAGTCGATCGATGCTCCACCGAGCGAGATTGCCAACATGTTCCCAGTGGTTGGAAAGGCGGTCGGGGCAAGTTCATTTTTTACTATAACAGCAACCGAAAAGCTTCAAGCACATCGTCATGTACTGGTCAATTGCATTGCAGTAGAGAAATTCTTAGA TGAGTACAGAGCCATCACAAAGAGAAAACTGCGGAGTAGAACAAGGTTCCCGTCTCAAATAGATAGCGTTGTACACAGAGAATTTGCCAGTTGGTTCAGGCATAAG TGGCTCGCCTACGGTCCCCTCGCTCAGGCCAAACGCTATCCAGCTTACAACGTCAATGGATTTAAATTTAGGACCATGTCGAGGGAGGAAGGGATGAAAACACAGAATAGCGGGGTTTATGTCACTTCGGATACTAGAAGTTATGCAAGTAAACGGGATGCCAATGTTGCTGTCGGCGGCGTCTCGTATTACGGGAAATTATTAGACATCATCGAGCTAAATTACA ACACCACGTCGGGCAGAGGCATCCGGCAAGACGTTCTTGGCCACACCTGTGTTAATTTTGCCACTCCGATTCACACCGGTGATCGAGAAGATGATGAGCCGTATATATTGGCATCTGAGGCTCGTCTTGTGTTCTACGTAGAGGATGAGGTGGAGAGTGGATGGAGTGTAGTAGTCCACGTGAAGCCAAGAGATTTGTTTGACATGGGCGAAGATTATGAATATTGTGAGGTCGACCTTAATCCACAGGCCTGTATGACTAGCTTGCCTGAATTTGATGTCGAAGGGTTGCGGTTGACAAGAGACGGTGATTTAGAGGAGTCCACTGGTGAAAGGGTTGAAGATTGTGACAAGGCTGCTGATTCCTAA